One segment of Variovorax sp. V93 DNA contains the following:
- a CDS encoding amino acid synthesis family protein, with protein MSLIDIRKRSLCIETIYHEGGPPAATPLRLAAACAVIHNPYAGRYEPDLLPFMAELRALGTLLATELVETLGRDKVEVYSKAAIIGVNGELEHGAVWHEAGGWAMREVLGEPKAIVPSAKAVAATGYRLMVPLHYIHAAYVRSHYNTMEIGIQDAPRPNEILFALVMGTGGRVHARLGGLTKENVSVHDGQR; from the coding sequence ATGTCTTTGATCGACATCCGCAAGCGCAGCCTTTGCATCGAAACCATCTACCACGAGGGCGGTCCGCCGGCCGCCACGCCGCTCAGGCTGGCGGCTGCCTGCGCGGTCATCCACAACCCCTACGCAGGCCGCTACGAGCCGGACCTGCTGCCTTTCATGGCCGAGCTGCGCGCACTCGGCACGCTGCTGGCTACCGAGCTGGTCGAGACGCTCGGGCGCGACAAGGTCGAGGTCTACAGCAAGGCCGCGATCATTGGCGTGAACGGCGAACTGGAGCACGGTGCCGTCTGGCACGAAGCCGGCGGCTGGGCCATGCGCGAGGTGCTCGGCGAGCCGAAGGCGATCGTGCCCTCGGCCAAGGCAGTGGCGGCCACCGGCTACCGGCTGATGGTGCCGCTGCACTACATCCATGCCGCGTATGTGCGCAGCCACTACAACACGATGGAGATCGGCATCCAGGATGCGCCGCGCCCCAACGAGATCCTGTTCGCGCTGGTGATGGGCACGGGAGGGCGGGTGCATGCGCGCCTGGGGGGGCTCACCAAGGAAAACGTGTCCGTGCACGACGGGCAGCGATGA
- a CDS encoding fumarylacetoacetate hydrolase family protein, with protein MKLLSFVHQGRETWGAVVGDGVVDLGKARPQHAGLVDYIASGEYLQAAQHVEGLPIAARLADITFLPPIPKPEKIVCAVRNYMDHHQEVLAAGMQRELSEQPPIFLRVWRSQCAHNQPIVRPHVSESLDWEGELAVIIGKGGRNIAEADAFDHVAGYACYNDGSVREWQFHAKQIASGKNFESTGGFGPWMVTADEIAPGRALKLETRLNGEVVQSSHTGHMIFSIPKLISYASTIFTLVPGDVIATGTPAGVGWSKKPPRFMKPGDVCEVEIEGIGVLRNPIVQQD; from the coding sequence ATGAAGCTTTTGTCATTTGTCCATCAAGGCCGCGAAACCTGGGGCGCCGTCGTCGGCGACGGCGTGGTCGATCTCGGCAAGGCGCGCCCGCAGCATGCAGGCCTGGTCGACTACATCGCATCGGGCGAGTACCTGCAGGCGGCGCAGCATGTCGAAGGACTGCCGATCGCGGCCAGGCTGGCCGACATCACCTTTCTTCCACCGATCCCCAAGCCCGAGAAGATCGTGTGCGCGGTGCGCAACTACATGGACCACCACCAGGAGGTGCTGGCGGCCGGCATGCAGCGCGAACTCTCCGAGCAGCCGCCGATCTTCCTGCGCGTGTGGCGTTCGCAATGTGCGCACAACCAGCCGATCGTGCGGCCGCACGTGTCCGAATCGCTCGACTGGGAAGGCGAGCTCGCCGTCATCATCGGCAAGGGCGGGCGCAACATCGCCGAGGCCGACGCCTTCGACCATGTGGCGGGCTACGCCTGCTACAACGACGGCAGCGTGCGCGAGTGGCAGTTCCATGCCAAGCAGATCGCTTCGGGCAAGAACTTCGAGTCGACCGGCGGCTTCGGCCCCTGGATGGTGACGGCCGACGAGATCGCGCCCGGCCGTGCGTTGAAACTCGAGACCCGGCTCAACGGCGAAGTGGTGCAGAGCAGCCACACGGGCCACATGATCTTCAGCATTCCGAAGCTCATCAGCTACGCGTCGACCATCTTCACGCTCGTGCCCGGCGACGTGATCGCCACCGGCACGCCGGCCGGCGTGGGCTGGAGCAAGAAGCCGCCGCGCTTCATGAAGCCGGGCGACGTGTGCGAAGTCGAGATCGAAGGCATCGGCGTGCTGCGCAATCCCATCGTCCAGCAGGACTGA
- a CDS encoding zinc-dependent alcohol dehydrogenase family protein, translated as MMSATIKAVQLQAPGGPEVLQLVELPLPQPQAGEVRVKAMAIGAGGPDVLIRNGTYKWMPPMPAIPGNEMAGVVDAVGPGVTALRVGQRVFVSARELAQRGGCYAEAICVPEAAPFVLPDAIRFEDAVSLGNFQLALAMLSSNGNLPARSVLIPGAAGGVATALVQVARDRGLRVIGTASTPQKREFAQANGAHEVIESEPRGLTEKVMQLTDGRGVDLAFDHLGGDLFIACLRALAPFGMAVSYNIVNGPPTGDVFEELRRLLGRSLAVRTFSIHAIDADAAQRRGFMEAAIALMAEGRVQAPPATCFALADSRHAHELLDSGSAVGKIVLLPAGSPRD; from the coding sequence ATGATGAGCGCCACCATCAAGGCCGTCCAGCTCCAGGCACCCGGCGGCCCCGAGGTTCTGCAGCTCGTGGAGCTGCCGCTGCCGCAGCCGCAGGCCGGCGAAGTGCGCGTCAAGGCCATGGCCATCGGCGCCGGCGGCCCCGACGTGCTGATCCGCAACGGCACCTATAAGTGGATGCCGCCGATGCCGGCGATTCCCGGCAACGAGATGGCCGGCGTCGTCGATGCCGTCGGCCCCGGCGTCACCGCGCTGCGGGTCGGCCAGCGCGTGTTCGTGAGCGCGCGCGAGCTCGCGCAGCGCGGCGGCTGCTATGCCGAAGCCATCTGCGTGCCCGAAGCCGCGCCTTTCGTGCTCCCCGACGCGATCCGCTTCGAGGACGCCGTGAGCCTGGGCAACTTCCAGCTCGCGCTGGCCATGCTGTCGAGCAATGGCAACCTGCCCGCCCGATCGGTCCTGATTCCCGGCGCGGCCGGCGGCGTGGCCACGGCGCTGGTGCAGGTGGCCCGGGACCGCGGCCTGCGCGTGATCGGCACCGCCTCCACGCCGCAGAAGCGGGAATTCGCACAGGCCAACGGCGCGCACGAGGTGATCGAGAGCGAACCGCGGGGCCTGACCGAGAAGGTCATGCAGCTCACCGATGGGCGCGGCGTGGACCTGGCCTTCGATCACCTCGGCGGCGATCTCTTCATCGCCTGCCTGCGGGCCCTCGCGCCATTCGGCATGGCGGTCTCCTACAACATCGTCAACGGTCCGCCGACCGGCGATGTGTTCGAGGAGCTTCGGCGGCTGCTGGGCCGGAGCCTGGCCGTGCGTACGTTCTCGATTCACGCCATCGATGCCGACGCGGCGCAGCGGCGCGGCTTCATGGAGGCGGCCATCGCGCTCATGGCCGAGGGACGCGTACAGGCGCCACCGGCCACCTGCTTTGCGCTCGCGGATTCGCGTCACGCGCACGAGTTGCTCGACAGCGGAAGCGCGGTCGGCAAGATCGTGCTGCTGCCCGCCGGCTCGCCTCGTGACTAG
- a CDS encoding VOC family protein, with product MLKVARPTPSHFGIFVTDLERMVAFYTETFDLTVTDRGVGRTFRNQLVFTSASPDQHHQLVLASGRPPEATFSTVMQISFVVPSIQHLRDISARAEARGATNIRGLNHGNALSVYMLDPEGNTVEIYVDTPFYIAQPHGDPLDLSKDDETLMRETEEACRKDPSFMPLAQWQAQFESRSPAAP from the coding sequence ATGCTCAAGGTCGCACGACCCACGCCTTCGCATTTCGGCATCTTCGTCACCGACCTGGAGCGGATGGTGGCTTTTTATACCGAGACCTTCGACCTCACGGTCACCGACCGCGGCGTGGGCCGCACCTTCAGGAACCAGCTGGTGTTCACGAGCGCCAGCCCGGACCAGCACCACCAGCTGGTGCTGGCCTCGGGCCGGCCGCCGGAGGCGACGTTCAGCACCGTGATGCAGATCTCGTTCGTGGTGCCGAGCATCCAGCACCTGCGCGACATCTCGGCGCGCGCCGAGGCGCGCGGTGCCACCAATATCCGCGGCCTCAACCACGGCAATGCGCTCTCGGTCTACATGCTCGATCCGGAGGGCAACACGGTGGAGATCTACGTCGACACGCCGTTCTACATCGCGCAGCCGCATGGCGATCCGCTGGACCTGTCGAAGGACGACGAAACGCTCATGCGCGAGACCGAGGAGGCCTGCCGCAAGGACCCGAGCTTCATGCCGCTCGCGCAGTGGCAGGCGCAGTTCGAGTCGCGTTCGCCGGCCGCGCCCTGA
- a CDS encoding tripartite tricarboxylate transporter substrate binding protein, protein MWHRRSLVAAGLALACAAPFHGLAQGFPDKPIKIYQGFAAGGNADTIARVVSTEMSKGLGQPFVVEAQTGAGGTIASGTVARAKPDGYTLLLATGGHAVAGALYNKLSYQTVADFQMVSTITYFPFLLVVRADSPYRGLAEMLAAARADARGVSYGSAGIGSTHHLAGELLVKSANVELLHIPYRGDAASVAALLGGEVPMIIAPPTAVLANIKAGKLRALATTGAQRWSQMPELPTVAEQGVPGYDVRSWAGFMAPAGTPRPVVDRLRAETLKALQAPAVRARLEEMGGEVRGSTPEEMTAMVATELKRWTAVVNDAHIPKQ, encoded by the coding sequence ATGTGGCACAGACGATCGCTCGTTGCCGCAGGCCTGGCCCTGGCCTGCGCGGCACCCTTCCACGGCCTGGCCCAGGGCTTTCCGGACAAGCCCATCAAGATCTACCAGGGCTTTGCGGCCGGCGGCAACGCCGACACCATCGCGCGCGTGGTCAGCACCGAGATGTCCAAGGGGCTGGGCCAGCCCTTCGTGGTCGAGGCCCAGACCGGCGCGGGCGGCACCATTGCCTCGGGCACAGTGGCGCGTGCCAAGCCCGACGGATACACGCTGCTGCTGGCCACGGGTGGCCATGCGGTGGCCGGCGCGCTCTACAACAAGCTCAGCTACCAGACGGTGGCGGACTTCCAGATGGTTTCGACGATCACCTACTTTCCGTTCCTCCTGGTGGTGCGGGCCGATTCGCCCTATCGCGGACTCGCCGAGATGCTTGCCGCGGCGCGTGCCGATGCACGGGGCGTATCGTACGGCTCGGCCGGCATCGGCTCCACGCATCATCTTGCGGGCGAGCTGCTGGTGAAGAGCGCGAACGTCGAGCTGCTGCACATTCCCTACCGCGGCGATGCGGCCTCGGTGGCGGCGCTGCTCGGCGGCGAGGTGCCGATGATCATCGCGCCGCCCACGGCCGTGCTCGCCAACATCAAGGCCGGCAAGCTCCGTGCGCTGGCCACCACCGGCGCGCAGCGCTGGAGCCAGATGCCCGAGCTGCCGACCGTGGCCGAGCAGGGCGTGCCCGGCTACGACGTACGCTCCTGGGCCGGCTTCATGGCGCCCGCGGGCACGCCGCGCCCGGTCGTCGACCGCCTGCGCGCCGAAACGCTCAAGGCCCTGCAGGCGCCGGCCGTGCGTGCGCGGCTCGAAGAGATGGGCGGCGAAGTGCGCGGCAGCACGCCCGAGGAAATGACCGCGATGGTGGCCACCGAACTCAAGCGGTGGACCGCCGTGGTGAACGATGCACACATCCCCAAGCAATGA